A window of Corallococcus macrosporus DSM 14697 contains these coding sequences:
- a CDS encoding DUF2378 family protein gives MYAGYESNAGGGAAWELELRRLAATDDDMARGMFFQGTLDVVGFLGGEGAVARCKGVAGIWEINLLHMYPITRFLRMSSTAARLLAPQLDGFEGVLRRMGTQATVDFVASVFGRELMRTASGKPRLLLQSLGEAYLEAVTYGERYPVWTGETSARFIMRRDFMPAAYHEGVLHGVLEAVGAREVRVQGRQVGLLDSEYELSWK, from the coding sequence ATGTACGCGGGTTACGAATCGAACGCCGGTGGTGGCGCGGCCTGGGAGCTGGAGCTTCGGCGTCTGGCGGCCACCGACGACGACATGGCGCGTGGGATGTTCTTCCAGGGCACGCTGGACGTGGTGGGTTTCCTGGGGGGAGAGGGCGCCGTGGCCCGCTGCAAGGGCGTGGCCGGCATCTGGGAAATCAACCTCCTCCACATGTACCCCATCACCCGGTTCCTCCGGATGTCGTCCACGGCGGCGCGGCTGCTGGCCCCCCAACTGGATGGCTTCGAGGGCGTGCTGCGCCGCATGGGGACGCAGGCCACGGTGGACTTCGTGGCGTCCGTCTTCGGGCGGGAGCTGATGCGCACGGCCAGCGGCAAGCCGCGGCTGCTGTTGCAGTCGCTGGGGGAGGCCTACCTCGAGGCGGTGACGTACGGGGAGCGCTACCCGGTGTGGACGGGGGAGACGAGCGCCCGCTTCATCATGCGGCGCGACTTCATGCCCGCCGCGTACCACGAGGGCGTGCTGCACGGCGTGCTGGAGGCGGTGGGCGCGCGCGAGGTGCGGGTCCAGGGCCGCCAGGTGGGGCTGCTCGACAGCGAATACGAGCTGTCCTGGAAGTAG
- a CDS encoding ATP-binding protein, whose product MADSDPQRYRRLLLRSMALPAALALLLAGLLFWQVSALLAANSAAASSDAVLADAVRVRQLLVDRETGVRGFLLTGEPVFLSALAREVAAELARAEPGRDTTFDIAPGMTTRGDARLLRVVLENLLGNAWKFTSQRSGGHIAFFVTSGVGRPRYCVRDNGVGFDMAYAGKLFTPFQRLHQVGEFPGTGIGLATVQRIIHRHGGDLSVEAAPGVGAASCFALEVAQP is encoded by the coding sequence TTGGCCGACTCCGACCCTCAGCGGTACCGGCGCCTGCTGCTGCGCTCCATGGCCCTGCCGGCCGCCCTGGCGCTGCTGCTCGCCGGGCTGCTCTTCTGGCAGGTGAGCGCGCTGCTCGCCGCGAACAGCGCGGCCGCCAGCTCGGACGCCGTGCTCGCGGACGCGGTGCGGGTGCGCCAGTTGCTCGTGGACCGCGAGACGGGCGTGCGCGGCTTCCTGCTCACCGGTGAGCCCGTGTTCCTGAGCGCGCTGGCCCGCGAGGTCGCCGCCGAGCTGGCGCGCGCCGAGCCGGGCCGGGACACCACGTTCGACATCGCCCCGGGAATGACGACGCGCGGCGACGCGCGCCTGCTGCGTGTCGTCCTGGAAAACCTGCTCGGCAACGCCTGGAAGTTCACCAGCCAGCGCTCGGGCGGCCACATCGCGTTTTTCGTCACCTCGGGTGTGGGGCGTCCCCGTTACTGTGTGCGGGACAACGGCGTGGGGTTCGACATGGCGTACGCGGGAAAGCTCTTCACCCCCTTCCAGCGGTTGCATCAGGTGGGGGAGTTCCCCGGCACGGGGATAGGCCTGGCGACAGTGCAGCGCATCATTCATCGCCACGGCGGCGACCTCTCCGTGGAGGCGGCGCCGGGCGTCGGGGCCGCGTCCTGTTTCGCGCTGGAGGTCGCGCAGCCATGA
- a CDS encoding response regulator: protein MSGGERPILLVEDNPDDVDLTLRAFKRAGVSRRVDVVTDGVEALDYLFCRAGHAARAGQPPPAVVLLDLKLPRLDGHEVLRHIRADPRTRLLPVVILSSSVEEEDVVRGYGGGANSYVRKPVSYTEFVEAARQLGLYWLALDHGAPVEPFPGARG from the coding sequence ATGAGCGGCGGCGAGCGGCCCATCCTGTTGGTTGAGGACAACCCGGACGACGTGGACCTCACGCTGCGGGCCTTCAAGCGGGCCGGTGTGTCGCGGCGGGTGGACGTGGTGACGGACGGGGTCGAGGCGCTCGACTACCTGTTCTGCCGAGCGGGCCACGCGGCGCGCGCGGGCCAGCCGCCGCCCGCGGTGGTGCTGCTGGACCTGAAGCTGCCCCGGCTGGACGGACATGAGGTGCTGCGCCACATCCGCGCGGACCCGCGCACGCGGCTGTTGCCGGTGGTCATCCTCTCCTCGTCGGTGGAGGAGGAGGACGTGGTGCGGGGCTACGGCGGCGGCGCCAACAGCTACGTGCGCAAGCCGGTGAGCTACACGGAGTTCGTGGAGGCCGCGCGCCAGCTCGGCTTGTACTGGCTGGCGCTGGACCACGGCGCGCCCGTGGAGCCCTTCCCCGGAGCACGGGGATGA
- a CDS encoding ATP-binding protein encodes MRPVRVLVVEDNPDDEVLMLRELRRAGFLPETRRVQSAESLRAALVEQDWDIILSDFCMPRFTALEVLKVLKATGLDIPVIVVSGSIGEDEAVEAMKAGARDYFAKGRLTRLAAAVERELAEARARRERARAELDRGLLAQASEVLVEPLDLEERLSRLAWVPVPRVADLCVIFLHEERRGGLRISAVAHRDEAIRSHLWEMDRRFPLTSAVEAGPLRVLSTAEPELVVDLQAARVSVTSSPEHQRALDALGLRSALSVPLRGRSGLLGVLSLATQGARTLGPVDLSLAQELARRAGLSLENARLLREVQDAVRLRDEFLVVAAHELRTPLTTLRLQLGSLLSPATRERLGAMPPEVETRLERSMRQVLRLGTLVEGLLDVSRLGAGDVVLSLERFELAELVSEVVERYGAEAAAAGSPVRLTCEAGLWGRWDRLRVEQAVAALVSNALKFAPGHPVEVAVTRVGRMGRVQVDDRGIGITEDQVKHIFERFGRAVSSRSYGGLGLGLYLVRRSAEAHGGRAWAGPREGGGARFTLDLPLEKERRE; translated from the coding sequence ATGAGGCCGGTGCGGGTGCTGGTGGTGGAGGACAACCCGGACGACGAAGTGCTCATGCTGCGCGAGCTGCGCCGCGCCGGCTTCCTGCCGGAGACCCGCCGGGTGCAGTCCGCGGAGTCGCTGCGGGCGGCGCTCGTGGAGCAGGACTGGGACATCATCCTCTCCGACTTCTGCATGCCGCGCTTCACCGCGCTGGAGGTGCTGAAGGTGCTGAAGGCGACGGGGCTGGACATCCCCGTCATCGTCGTGTCCGGCAGCATTGGTGAAGACGAGGCCGTGGAGGCGATGAAGGCGGGGGCGCGGGACTACTTCGCCAAGGGCCGGCTGACGCGGCTGGCCGCGGCGGTGGAGCGGGAGCTGGCGGAGGCGCGGGCCCGCCGGGAGCGCGCCCGGGCGGAGCTGGACCGCGGGCTGCTGGCGCAGGCCAGCGAGGTGCTCGTCGAGCCGCTGGATTTGGAGGAGCGCCTGTCGCGGCTGGCCTGGGTGCCGGTGCCCCGGGTGGCGGACCTGTGCGTCATCTTCCTGCACGAGGAGCGGCGCGGCGGCCTGCGCATCAGCGCGGTGGCGCACCGGGACGAGGCCATCCGGTCCCACCTCTGGGAGATGGACCGGCGCTTCCCGCTCACGTCCGCCGTGGAGGCCGGGCCACTGCGCGTGCTGTCCACCGCCGAGCCGGAGCTGGTGGTGGACCTCCAAGCGGCCCGGGTGTCCGTCACCTCCAGCCCGGAGCACCAGCGGGCGTTGGACGCGCTGGGGCTCCGTTCGGCGCTGAGCGTGCCGCTGCGAGGCCGCTCCGGCCTGCTGGGCGTGCTGTCGCTGGCCACGCAGGGCGCGCGCACCCTGGGGCCGGTGGACCTGTCGCTGGCGCAGGAGCTGGCGCGCCGGGCGGGCCTGTCCCTGGAGAACGCCCGCCTGCTGCGCGAGGTGCAGGACGCGGTGCGGCTGCGCGACGAGTTCCTCGTCGTGGCCGCGCACGAGCTGCGCACGCCCTTGACGACGCTGCGCCTGCAGCTCGGCTCGCTGCTGAGCCCCGCCACCCGCGAGCGCCTGGGGGCGATGCCGCCCGAGGTGGAGACGCGGCTGGAGCGGAGCATGCGCCAGGTGCTGCGGCTGGGCACGCTGGTGGAGGGCCTGCTGGACGTGTCCCGGCTGGGCGCCGGGGACGTGGTGTTGTCCCTGGAGCGTTTCGAGCTGGCGGAGCTGGTGTCGGAGGTGGTGGAGCGCTACGGCGCGGAGGCGGCGGCGGCGGGCAGCCCGGTGCGCCTGACGTGCGAAGCCGGCCTGTGGGGCCGCTGGGACCGGCTGCGGGTGGAGCAGGCGGTGGCGGCGCTGGTGTCCAACGCGCTGAAGTTCGCGCCGGGACACCCGGTGGAGGTGGCGGTGACGCGCGTGGGGCGCATGGGCCGGGTTCAAGTGGATGACAGAGGGATTGGAATCACCGAGGACCAGGTGAAGCACATCTTCGAGCGCTTCGGGCGGGCGGTAAGCTCCCGCTCCTACGGGGGCCTGGGCCTGGGCCTGTACCTGGTCCGGCGCTCCGCGGAGGCGCACGGGGGCCGGGCCTGGGCAGGGCCTCGCGAAGGGGGTGGAGCGCGCTTCACCCTGGACTTGCCGTTGGAAAAGGAGAGGCGTGAGTGA
- a CDS encoding response regulator — protein sequence MSRPLLVVDDDADLREALEEVLRDAGYTVLGASNGKHALEVLGAAAELPGLVLLDMMMPVMDGGAFARAMRQVQAWRDIPVLVFSASANARQVADEIGACGHLRKPVDVETLLDAVGRHLTL from the coding sequence GTGAGCCGGCCGTTGCTGGTGGTGGATGACGACGCGGACCTGCGCGAAGCCCTGGAGGAGGTGCTTCGGGACGCGGGCTATACGGTGCTGGGGGCCAGCAACGGCAAGCATGCCCTGGAGGTGCTGGGGGCCGCGGCGGAGCTGCCGGGGCTCGTCCTCCTGGACATGATGATGCCCGTCATGGACGGCGGTGCCTTCGCCCGGGCCATGCGGCAGGTGCAGGCCTGGCGCGACATCCCGGTGCTCGTCTTCTCCGCGTCCGCCAACGCGCGCCAGGTCGCCGATGAAATCGGCGCCTGCGGACACCTGCGCAAACCCGTGGACGTGGAGACGCTGCTGGACGCCGTCGGCCGCCACCTGACGCTGTAG
- a CDS encoding GNAT family N-acetyltransferase: MLADAGFRPDAVQLDAMGLTLGDAPDAPPGLALESSETQDDLVAINKRTWSALGGQLDVWLRPPRLPVHTLVAKEAGAPLACGTALDVGDTAGIYMVATVPEARGRGLAAQVMRGLHHQARARGMAAAVLQATPEARPLYQRLGYRDLGAWETWGRAGA; encoded by the coding sequence GTGCTGGCGGACGCCGGCTTCCGCCCGGACGCGGTCCAGCTGGACGCCATGGGCCTTACGCTGGGCGACGCGCCGGACGCCCCGCCCGGGCTCGCCCTGGAGTCCTCCGAGACGCAGGACGACCTGGTCGCCATCAACAAGCGGACCTGGAGCGCGCTGGGCGGGCAGCTCGACGTGTGGCTGCGGCCGCCGCGGCTGCCGGTGCACACGCTGGTCGCGAAGGAGGCGGGCGCGCCCCTCGCGTGCGGCACGGCGCTGGACGTCGGGGACACGGCCGGCATCTACATGGTGGCCACGGTGCCGGAGGCCCGGGGCCGGGGGCTGGCCGCGCAGGTGATGCGCGGGCTGCACCACCAGGCGCGGGCCCGGGGCATGGCGGCCGCGGTGCTCCAGGCGACGCCGGAGGCCCGGCCCCTGTACCAGCGCCTGGGCTACCGGGACCTGGGCGCGTGGGAGACCTGGGGCCGCGCCGGCGCCTGA